A window of Brachybacterium fresconis contains these coding sequences:
- a CDS encoding carbohydrate ABC transporter permease, translating into MSTATTATTGGPIAPAPAPTPRRPRPGRAWIHTVIGIVLVAIMLFPVYWMVNASLAPAGNSLNTQWLPLNPDFSGYSRAIADQGQNLITSLIVAIGACVLSVAIAAPCAYALAQFRIRGTAVLLFVVLISQMIPGIVIANALYTVYTPLGLINSIPGLILADASQGIPFAILIMRAYLETFETSIVEAARVDGCGHVRAFWSIVLPVSKNSLITAGIFSFLFAWSDFLMALTLTTGETIRPVTLGLYTYIGTNDTDWSAVMSTAVLSSLPAVILMIIAQKYVAAGATGGAVK; encoded by the coding sequence ATGAGCACCGCCACCACCGCCACCACCGGCGGCCCGATCGCCCCGGCCCCGGCCCCGACCCCGCGTCGACCGCGTCCCGGCCGCGCGTGGATCCACACCGTGATCGGCATCGTCCTGGTCGCGATCATGCTGTTCCCCGTCTACTGGATGGTCAACGCCTCCCTGGCCCCGGCGGGCAACAGCCTGAACACCCAATGGCTGCCGCTGAATCCGGACTTCTCCGGCTACTCCCGCGCCATCGCCGACCAGGGCCAGAACCTCATCACCTCGCTGATCGTCGCGATCGGCGCCTGCGTGCTGTCCGTGGCGATCGCCGCCCCCTGCGCCTACGCGCTGGCCCAGTTCAGGATACGGGGGACTGCTGTGCTCCTCTTTGTCGTGCTGATCAGCCAGATGATCCCCGGCATCGTCATCGCCAACGCGCTGTACACCGTGTACACGCCTCTGGGGCTGATCAACTCGATCCCCGGGCTGATCCTCGCCGACGCCTCCCAGGGCATCCCCTTCGCAATCCTCATCATGCGCGCCTATCTCGAGACCTTCGAGACCTCCATCGTCGAGGCCGCCCGGGTCGACGGCTGCGGGCATGTGCGCGCCTTCTGGTCGATCGTCCTGCCGGTCTCGAAGAACTCCCTGATCACCGCAGGGATCTTCTCGTTCCTGTTCGCCTGGAGCGACTTCCTCATGGCGCTGACGCTGACCACCGGGGAGACCATCCGCCCGGTGACGCTGGGGCTGTACACCTACATCGGCACCAACGACACCGACTGGAGCGCCGTGATGTCCACGGCCGTGCTCTCCTCCCTTCCCGCCGTGATCCTCATGATCATCGCCCAGAAGTACGTCGCCGCCGGCGCCACCGGCGGGGCCGTGAAATGA
- a CDS encoding carbohydrate ABC transporter permease, whose amino-acid sequence MTTTATQPVARAAGPGSAARRRARRGDLLVRYAFIAPAALYMIAFFGYPILKNVVMSFQDYDFATFFNGKAPFVGLANYTATFSDPIFLRALGNTGLFTIGSIIGQFVIGMALALYFRKKFPLSGFLRSLLLLPWLLPMIVSAAVWRWILEQDNGALNRFLEGVGLISDPIPWLVSSSTALVAVIIVNIWLGIPFNVVLLYSGLQSIPDELYEAGQLDGATGWKSFWHITLPMLRPVVSVVLLLGVIYTIKVLDLIIGLTGGGPANATQTLATRSYEMSFIEFDFGQGAALSNILILIALAFSLVYLRANARAAKNG is encoded by the coding sequence ATGACCACCACCGCCACCCAGCCCGTCGCCCGGGCCGCCGGCCCCGGCTCGGCCGCCCGCCGCCGGGCCCGCCGCGGCGACCTCCTGGTCCGCTACGCCTTCATCGCCCCGGCCGCGCTCTACATGATCGCCTTCTTCGGCTACCCGATCCTGAAGAACGTCGTGATGAGCTTCCAGGACTACGACTTCGCGACCTTCTTCAACGGCAAGGCGCCCTTCGTGGGCCTGGCCAACTACACCGCAACCTTCTCCGATCCGATCTTCCTGCGGGCTCTGGGCAACACCGGGTTGTTCACGATCGGCTCGATCATCGGCCAGTTCGTGATCGGCATGGCCCTGGCCCTCTACTTCCGCAAGAAGTTCCCGCTGTCGGGGTTCCTGCGCTCGCTCCTGCTGCTGCCCTGGCTGCTGCCGATGATCGTCTCGGCCGCCGTGTGGCGCTGGATCCTCGAGCAGGACAACGGCGCGTTGAACCGCTTCCTGGAGGGCGTCGGACTGATCTCCGATCCGATCCCCTGGCTGGTCAGCTCCTCGACCGCGCTGGTCGCCGTGATCATCGTGAACATCTGGCTGGGCATCCCCTTCAACGTGGTGCTGCTGTACAGCGGGCTGCAATCCATCCCCGACGAGCTCTACGAGGCCGGCCAGCTCGACGGCGCCACCGGCTGGAAGTCCTTCTGGCACATCACGCTGCCGATGCTGCGCCCGGTGGTCTCCGTGGTGCTGCTGCTCGGGGTGATCTACACGATCAAGGTCCTCGACCTCATCATCGGGCTCACCGGCGGTGGTCCCGCCAACGCCACCCAGACCCTCGCCACCCGCAGCTACGAGATGAGCTTCATCGAGTTCGACTTCGGCCAGGGCGCCGCGCTGAGCAACATCCTGATCCTGATCGCCCTGGCCTTCAGCCTCGTCTACCTGCGCGCCAACGCCCGCGCCGCGAAGAACGGATGA